GTGCTCGTCCTGACCGAATTCGATAGTTCCTCCTGGGACGTCAGGGCTGTCGACGCGGATTGCTCCGTCGATGAAGCCGCGCCACGTGCTCGCCGAGTCGGAGCCGGCCCCGCCCCCTCGTGGCCGGCCGCTGGCAGGACCCCCGCCGGCACCTGCGCGCACTCCGACGAGATCTGAGAAGCCCCGACCGGCCCCGGAGCCCACCCCGCCCACACACGAAAGGACGTGGCCATGGCCACACTGTGCGAACGCAAGACCTGGCCGCCGCCTGCACATACCTGGCGGGAGAAGAACTGATCACCGTCGACTGGGAGCCGGGCAACACCCCGGCGATGGTCACCCTCACCCACGAGGGAATCCGGCACATGGAGGCCGAGGAGGAAGGAGGGCCACGGGCCCGGCCTGATCCGGGCAGCACACCTATATGCGGGCGAACTCCTCTGTCTGCTGGGCGAACTCCTGGGCCATGGCCGCGCTGACCGTGGGCCTGGTTTCGCCGATCGCGCGCAGGTAGTCCTCGGTGGTGGGGTGGGCCCGGGTCCCGGTGTCGAAGGTGTGCTCGAACTGGATCTGTGAGACGGTGCGCGCCACATGGGCGATGTCGGCGGGGGTGAACCCCTCGCTGGCGGTCGCCAGCGCCGTGCTGTCGGCCTGCGCTCCCGCCCTGGCCAGGTAGCTCTCCCACAGCGCGGTCCTCGCGCGGTCGTCGGGTGGACCGATCGGCAGCACGTAGTCGAACCGGCCGTGCCGCAGGAACGCGGAGTCGAGGGTGATCACGTTGTTCGTGGCGCAGACGAGCAGCCGCCCGTCCTGGCCCCGGAACCGGACGATCGCCTTGAGTAGTTCGTTCACGACGCCGACCGCGGTCGCGTCCGCACCGCTCCGGGTCCCGGCGATCTCCTCGACCTCGTCGATGAAGACCAGGACGTGGTCGAGCCGGGCGATCTCGTCGAAGCGCCGGTTCAGGCCGCTGGCGAGCCCGTACTCGGCGGCCAGTCGGGCGGGGAACAGTTCGAGGAACGGCCATCCCAGACGGCTGGCGATGGCGTGCGCGAACGTGCTCTTCCCCGTCCCGGGCGGCCCGAAGAGCATCACGGCCCGCGGCGGCTCCACTCCGTGCTGGGCGGCCATTTCGGGATGGGCCAGTGGCAGGACCAGGCGCCGCTCGATGAGCTCCTTCTCCTTCTGCATGCCGGCGACCTTCTGCCACAGGTTCCCGGGCGGCAGCTCCGCTCCCAGCGACGCGAGCATGCTGACCGCCTGCGGGGTTACTTGCCCTCGCTTCTCGAAGAAGACCAGGCCCGGACGGGCGTCGAAGCCGCAGTTGTGCAGGGCGGTGGCGCCGGTCTCGCCGTCAGGCAGGACGGCGTGCACGGTTCGGACGCCACCGGCGAACAGCCGGTGCTCCAGGGCCGTGATCAGGTCGCTGCCCAGCCCCTGGTGCCGCCAGGCGGGCGCCATGCTGATGCGCAGGATCCACGCCCGGTCACCGTCCACCCTGCTCACTGCGGCGCCGACCACCACGTCGTCCGCGGTGGCCACCACCGCCGCGTGGTGGGCCTGGAGGGCCGCCACGGCGTCCGAAAGCGGAAAGAGCGGCGGCTCTTCGGCCGTGCCGCTCTCGGCGTCGACTCGGATCACCGATTCGAGATCGTCCTGGGCGTAGTCCCTGACGCGCCAACCCGTCATGATCAGCTCCGTGTGTTCGGCCGTACCCCCATCATCAGCCGATGTGCGCGGGACGCGCCCGTCGGCCTTCAGGCCGGCGGCACTGGAGGGCACGGCTGCGCACCTCACGGCGGCAGAGCCCCGTCCCTCGGCTGCCGTCCTCCGCTCCGTGAGGAAGTCGCAGGCCGGGCTTCCCGACGCGCGACGGGACCCGGCCGCGCCGGCCCTGCGTGAACCGGCCCGCCGGGGAATCCGGGCCGTGAAGGCCGCCGGGCACGGAAGCCGTGTGATGTGCCCGGTCGCCGGGGAGCATCCTGGAAGCCACGCCGCCCGTGCAGCCCGGACGCCGGCCCGCCGCCTGGTTGGAGGCATCAGGATGACCGTCGGAGGCCGCGCGGACCCGGATCGCTCGGAGAGCTTCGGGGAGGAACTGCTCGGGCTGCTCCTGGACGGGGCGCACGAGCTGCCGCCCCATCTGGTCGGCCCGTTTCCTGGTGGTGTCGACGACTGCCGTGGGGTGCGCCGCTGGGCGCCTCGTAGTCCGGCGCGCGGCGCACGACGATCCGTCCGGCTGCGGTCGACCTCACGCCGTTGCTCGCGAACGCCGGCTGAGTGAGGCGGCTCTTCGGTGGATCCCGCGCGATCGGGGCTACTCCGAACGGATCTCCGTGGTGATCGTGTAGAGCTCGATGATGACGCCGTTGTCGGTGCGAGCGATGTCCATGCCGGTTGCCATCGGAGGTTGGCCGACCGGGCCATACTCGAAACCGAGGTGGCCGATGTCGTCGAGGCCCGACGGGGGGCCCGTGGGGCGGAAGACCCAGTCCGGATTCTCAGCGCGCAGCTCCTCGGCACGCTTCGTGAGGTCCGTGTGCCCACGGATGACGCGGTCCGGTTCGTGCCACACCACGTCTTCGGCGTAGTGCTCGGCGACGATCGCGGCCCGGCGGACCGGATCCGGTTCGTTGAACACGTCGAGGAGGTTCACTCGCATCAGATCGGCGGGGGATCTGGTCATGGTGGTTCCTGGTTCCGATTGCGGGCGGGCCGGTCAGGCCACGACGGCCGGGGCCGTCCGCAGGGGTGCGAGCGCGGTGGTCCAGGCGACGACCTGGTCGAGCATGGTGTTGAGTGCGCCCAGGTTGTAGTCGCCGGGCTTGAACACGGTGAAGTTCTCGAATTCGGTGATCATGGAGAGCACGACCTGCTGCCGTACGTCGGCCATCTGGAGTTCGGCGGCGACCTGGCGCAGGTGTTCGGCGGAGCGTGTGCCGCCGGTGGCGCCGTAGGAGACGAGGCCGAGGGCCTTGTTGTTCCACTCGGCGTACAGGTAGTCGAGGGCGTTCTTCAGGACGCCGGGGATGCCGTGGTTGTACTCGGGGGTGACGATGACGAATCCGTCGTATGCGGCGATGGTCTCGGCCCAGCGGCGGGTGTGCTCGTTCTGGTACTGGCCGAACGAGGGCGGCAGCGGCTCGTCGAGGTGGGGGAGGGGGTGGTCGCGCAGGTCGAGCAGCTCGAAGCGGGCGTCGGTGCGGCGCGAGGCATGGTCGAGGACCCAGCGCGCGACCTGGTCGCCGACGCGGTGGGGCCGGGTGCTGCCGAGGATGATCCCGATGGTGAGCATGGTTGGCCTGCCTTCTTGTGGTCCTTGGCCAGGGGCCGCCCGCTGTCTGCGGACGCGCTGCCCGGAAGTTCGGCCATGGGGCGGGCGGTCGGCCCCCTCACCGGCCCGGCCCGCTGTCACCCACGGTGATTTGCCGCGACATCGACGAGCAGTCCAGAGGGTGGCGAACCGTCCGGCGAACGGGCTTGATGGCGTAGGTGCGAGGTGCGGTTGGCGACCCCGGTTCTCCCCAGATCCTCCCCAGCGCTTCCGGATCCCCGAAAGGCCAGCTCAGAGGGCCTGTGAAGGGGAGGGCGAGGAGATCACCCGCATCACTTCTCCCCAGCGCCCTGAATGGGTGGTTTGCGCGGCGATGCATGCGCAAACGGTGCGCGGCGCGTGCTTGAGACAGGTGCCCGCTACGGCCAGCCTCGCCGCTTGAAAATCACGTACAAACTGCCTCATACCACCCCCATCAACCCGATGGCGAAGGGCACCCGAGGCCCCAGCGCAGCTCCGGGCATGGAGTCGAAGCTCATGCCATAAATAGTTCCCACCAGTGTGGGAGCAAAGGGAATCCCGCCCACGACGAGATCTTCAAGGACACCTCCGGCGGCGCCTACTTCTACCTGGACGACCAGGACCGGGTCGTACTCGCCGACTCCCGCCAGCACGTCCTGCGCATCGCCCACCGACAGAAGGCCGGCGGCGCCTGGGAGTTCACCGTCGAGAACGAC
This is a stretch of genomic DNA from Streptomyces sp. R44. It encodes these proteins:
- a CDS encoding ATP-binding protein, whose translation is MTGWRVRDYAQDDLESVIRVDAESGTAEEPPLFPLSDAVAALQAHHAAVVATADDVVVGAAVSRVDGDRAWILRISMAPAWRHQGLGSDLITALEHRLFAGGVRTVHAVLPDGETGATALHNCGFDARPGLVFFEKRGQVTPQAVSMLASLGAELPPGNLWQKVAGMQKEKELIERRLVLPLAHPEMAAQHGVEPPRAVMLFGPPGTGKSTFAHAIASRLGWPFLELFPARLAAEYGLASGLNRRFDEIARLDHVLVFIDEVEEIAGTRSGADATAVGVVNELLKAIVRFRGQDGRLLVCATNNVITLDSAFLRHGRFDYVLPIGPPDDRARTALWESYLARAGAQADSTALATASEGFTPADIAHVARTVSQIQFEHTFDTGTRAHPTTEDYLRAIGETRPTVSAAMAQEFAQQTEEFARI
- a CDS encoding nuclear transport factor 2 family protein — its product is MTRSPADLMRVNLLDVFNEPDPVRRAAIVAEHYAEDVVWHEPDRVIRGHTDLTKRAEELRAENPDWVFRPTGPPSGLDDIGHLGFEYGPVGQPPMATGMDIARTDNGVIIELYTITTEIRSE
- a CDS encoding NADPH-dependent FMN reductase: MLTIGIILGSTRPHRVGDQVARWVLDHASRRTDARFELLDLRDHPLPHLDEPLPPSFGQYQNEHTRRWAETIAAYDGFVIVTPEYNHGIPGVLKNALDYLYAEWNNKALGLVSYGATGGTRSAEHLRQVAAELQMADVRQQVVLSMITEFENFTVFKPGDYNLGALNTMLDQVVAWTTALAPLRTAPAVVA